Proteins from a single region of Chromobacterium sp. ATCC 53434:
- a CDS encoding N-acetylneuraminate synthase family protein, producing MRKPLFIFEMANNHMGNVDHGIALIRAIRESCQGFDFDFGFKLQYRHLDTFIHSSFRGRDDVKYVKRFEETRLQPEQMLRLVSEMKAQGFKTVCTPFDEASVDLIEEHGIEIIKIASCSFTDWPLLERIARSDKPVVASTAGARREDIDNVVSFMLHRDKDLTVMHCVAEYPTPDENLHLARIKQLREQYAGVRIGYSTHEDPELMEPVMLAVAQGATVFEKHVALPTEQYAANNYSATPEQIRRWIQAAARAFAMLGDGTCDPASATEQASLRSLRRGVFATRPIKAGESLSADNVTFAFPPVEGQLTANEWSKYTHYTATADIAVDAPVMGAQLQPQHLRDKVMKTVDAVKALFKTANIVVPGRSDLEISHHYGLERFDEFGLSMLTVINREYCKKLIVMLPGQTHPEQYHLKKEETFIVLYGDIAIWLDGEERQARAGDVITVQRGVRHRFHTAGGVVFEEISSTHFKDDSYYTDEAISANKDRKTHLTYWM from the coding sequence ATGCGAAAGCCGTTATTCATCTTCGAGATGGCCAACAACCACATGGGCAATGTCGATCACGGCATTGCGCTGATCCGCGCGATACGCGAATCCTGCCAGGGCTTCGATTTCGACTTCGGCTTCAAGCTGCAGTACCGCCATCTGGACACCTTCATCCACTCCAGCTTCCGCGGCCGCGACGACGTCAAATACGTCAAGCGCTTCGAGGAGACCCGGCTGCAGCCGGAACAGATGTTGCGGCTGGTGAGCGAAATGAAGGCGCAGGGCTTCAAGACCGTCTGCACGCCGTTCGACGAGGCCTCGGTGGACCTGATCGAGGAACACGGCATCGAGATCATCAAGATCGCCAGCTGCTCGTTCACCGACTGGCCGCTGCTTGAGCGCATCGCGCGCAGCGACAAGCCGGTGGTGGCCTCCACCGCCGGCGCGCGGCGCGAGGACATCGACAATGTCGTCAGCTTCATGCTGCACCGGGACAAGGACCTGACCGTCATGCACTGCGTGGCCGAGTATCCGACCCCGGACGAGAACCTGCACCTGGCGCGGATCAAGCAGCTGCGCGAGCAGTACGCCGGCGTGCGCATCGGTTATTCGACGCACGAGGACCCGGAGTTGATGGAGCCGGTGATGCTGGCCGTCGCCCAGGGCGCGACGGTGTTCGAAAAGCACGTGGCGCTGCCGACCGAGCAGTACGCCGCCAATAATTACTCGGCGACGCCGGAGCAGATCCGCCGCTGGATACAGGCCGCCGCCCGCGCCTTCGCGATGCTGGGCGACGGCACGTGCGACCCGGCGTCGGCGACCGAGCAGGCCAGCCTGCGCTCCCTGCGCCGCGGCGTGTTCGCCACCCGGCCGATCAAGGCCGGAGAGAGCCTTTCCGCCGACAACGTCACTTTCGCCTTCCCGCCGGTGGAAGGACAGCTGACCGCCAACGAATGGTCGAAGTACACCCATTACACCGCCACCGCCGACATCGCCGTCGACGCGCCGGTGATGGGCGCGCAACTGCAGCCGCAGCATCTGCGCGACAAGGTGATGAAGACGGTGGACGCCGTCAAGGCGCTGTTCAAGACCGCCAACATCGTCGTGCCGGGCCGCTCGGATCTGGAGATATCGCACCATTACGGCCTGGAGCGCTTCGACGAGTTCGGTCTGTCGATGCTGACGGTGATCAACCGCGAGTACTGCAAGAAGCTGATCGTGATGCTGCCGGGCCAGACCCATCCAGAGCAGTACCACCTGAAGAAGGAAGAGACCTTCATCGTGCTGTACGGCGACATCGCCATCTGGCTGGACGGCGAGGAGCGCCAGGCGCGGGCCGGCGACGTGATCACCGTGCAGCGCGGCGTGCGCCACCGCTTCCACACCGCCGGCGGCGTGGTGTTCGAGGAGATTTCGTCCACCCACTTCAAGGACGACTCCTACTACACCGACGAGGCGATCAGCGCCAACAAGGACCGCAAGACCCATTTGACTTACTG
- the rfbH gene encoding lipopolysaccharide biosynthesis protein RfbH, which produces MTDTTREAILALVREYAEERFAQAPFTPGQTAVPPSGKVIGAAEVANMVDAALDGWLTTGRFNADFESRLAAFIGLPHVLTVNSGSSANLVAFTALTSPKLGDRAIRPGDEVITVAAGFPTTVNPIIQNGAVPVFVDVQLPTYNIDADLLEAALSPRTKAIMIAHTLGNPFDLERVAAFARQHGLWLIEDCCDALGATFGGRKVGTFGDIGTLSFYPAHHITMGEGGAVFTRDPQLRLIMESVRDWGRDCYCAPGRDNTCGKRFGWQLGQLPCGYDHKYTYSHMGYNLKISDMQAACGLAQMDRLDGFIAARKRNFAYLSERLQSCAEFLLLPEATPGSDPSWFGFPLTLRPEAQVGRVELLNYLDQYRIGTRLLFAGNLTRQPYMQGRNYRCATPLPVTDRIMNDTFWIGLYPGLSQQMLDFTAGKLETFLGANFD; this is translated from the coding sequence ATGACAGATACCACCCGCGAGGCCATCCTCGCCCTGGTGCGGGAATACGCCGAAGAGCGCTTCGCCCAGGCCCCGTTCACGCCAGGCCAGACGGCGGTGCCGCCGTCCGGCAAGGTGATAGGCGCCGCCGAAGTGGCCAATATGGTCGACGCGGCTCTGGACGGCTGGTTGACCACCGGGCGCTTCAACGCCGATTTCGAGTCTAGGCTGGCCGCATTCATCGGCCTGCCTCACGTGTTGACCGTCAACTCCGGCTCGTCGGCCAATCTGGTGGCCTTCACCGCGCTGACCTCGCCCAAGCTGGGCGACCGGGCGATCCGGCCGGGCGACGAGGTGATCACCGTGGCGGCGGGTTTCCCGACCACGGTCAATCCCATCATCCAGAACGGCGCGGTGCCGGTCTTCGTCGACGTCCAGCTGCCGACCTACAATATCGACGCCGACCTGTTGGAGGCGGCGCTGTCGCCGCGCACCAAGGCCATCATGATCGCCCACACGCTGGGCAACCCGTTCGATCTGGAGCGCGTCGCGGCCTTCGCCCGCCAGCACGGCCTGTGGCTGATCGAGGACTGCTGCGACGCGCTGGGCGCCACCTTCGGCGGTCGCAAGGTCGGCACTTTCGGCGACATCGGCACGCTGAGCTTCTACCCGGCCCATCACATCACGATGGGCGAGGGCGGCGCGGTGTTCACCCGCGATCCGCAACTGAGGCTGATCATGGAGTCGGTGCGCGACTGGGGCCGCGACTGCTATTGCGCGCCGGGCCGCGACAATACCTGCGGCAAGCGTTTCGGCTGGCAATTGGGTCAGCTGCCCTGTGGCTACGACCACAAGTACACCTATTCCCACATGGGGTACAACCTCAAGATCAGCGATATGCAGGCGGCCTGTGGCCTGGCCCAGATGGACCGGCTGGACGGCTTCATCGCCGCGCGCAAGCGCAACTTCGCCTATCTGAGCGAGCGGCTGCAAAGCTGCGCCGAATTCCTGCTGCTGCCGGAAGCGACGCCGGGTTCCGATCCGTCGTGGTTCGGCTTCCCGCTGACGCTGAGGCCCGAGGCCCAGGTCGGCCGCGTCGAGTTGCTGAACTATCTGGATCAATATCGCATCGGCACCCGGCTGCTGTTCGCCGGCAACCTGACCCGACAGCCGTATATGCAGGGCCGGAACTACCGCTGCGCGACGCCGCTGCCGGTCACCGACCGCATCATGAACGACACCTTCTGGATCGGCCTGTATCCGGGCCTGTCCCAGCAGATGCTGGATTTCACCGCCGGGAAGCTGGAAACCTTCCTCGGCGCCAATTTCGACTGA
- a CDS encoding S-methyl-5'-thioinosine phosphorylase yields MLAIIGGSGLARLSVLEVTHRQVVRTPYGDPSCALTFGKIAGQNVVFIARHGYGHSLAPHEINYRANLWALHDQGVKGVIAIGTVGGIRPDMAPGRLVVPHDIIDYSWGRKHTYFEGPERPVVHAEFSSPYDEVLRDRLMAAIKATGISGVDGGVYGCTQGPRLESAAEIARMERDGTDIVGMTGMPEAGLARELELPYAHLCLVSNWAAGKGHQRSVEFDPAVAAKSVQDLMGTLQAVFND; encoded by the coding sequence ATGTTGGCAATCATCGGGGGGAGCGGACTCGCTCGGCTGTCGGTATTGGAAGTGACCCATCGCCAAGTGGTGCGCACGCCGTACGGCGATCCGTCCTGCGCGCTGACCTTCGGCAAGATCGCCGGTCAGAACGTGGTGTTCATCGCCCGCCACGGCTACGGCCATTCGCTGGCGCCGCATGAAATCAACTACCGGGCCAATCTGTGGGCGCTGCACGACCAGGGCGTCAAGGGCGTGATCGCCATCGGCACCGTCGGCGGCATCCGGCCGGACATGGCGCCGGGCCGGCTGGTCGTGCCACACGACATCATCGACTACAGCTGGGGCCGCAAGCATACCTATTTCGAAGGGCCGGAACGGCCCGTCGTGCACGCCGAATTCTCCAGCCCCTACGACGAGGTCCTGCGCGACAGGCTGATGGCGGCGATCAAGGCCACCGGCATCAGCGGCGTCGACGGCGGCGTCTACGGCTGCACGCAGGGACCGAGGCTGGAGAGCGCCGCCGAGATCGCCAGGATGGAGCGCGACGGCACCGACATCGTCGGCATGACCGGCATGCCGGAGGCCGGACTGGCGCGCGAGCTGGAACTGCCTTACGCCCACCTGTGCCTGGTCAGCAACTGGGCCGCCGGCAAGGGCCATCAGCGCAGCGTCGAGTTCGATCCGGCGGTGGCGGCGAAGAGCGTGCAGGATTTGATGGGCACGCTGCAGGCCGTTTTCAACGACTGA
- the rfbF gene encoding glucose-1-phosphate cytidylyltransferase → MKAVILAGGLGTRISEESHLRPKPMIEIGGKPIIWHILKIYSAHGINDFIICLGYKGYVIKEYFANYFLHSSDVTLDLSNNQMFVHERHAEPWRVTLVDTGEDTQTGGRLGRVRRHLENERDFCFTYGDGVSDIDIGAVIAHHREQQAEATVTAVYPPGRFGALEIRNQRVEFFKEKPRGDGGMINGGFFVLNPSVFDLIDGDGCVWEADPLEALAHRGQLAAYEHRGFWQPMDTLRDKNLLEELWTSGEAPWKQW, encoded by the coding sequence ATGAAAGCTGTGATTTTGGCCGGAGGCCTTGGCACGCGCATCAGCGAAGAATCCCACCTTCGTCCGAAGCCGATGATAGAGATAGGCGGCAAGCCTATCATATGGCATATCCTGAAGATCTACTCCGCCCACGGCATCAACGATTTCATCATCTGCCTCGGCTACAAGGGCTACGTGATCAAAGAGTATTTCGCCAATTACTTCCTGCACAGTTCCGATGTGACGCTGGACTTGAGCAATAACCAGATGTTCGTCCACGAGCGCCATGCCGAGCCCTGGCGCGTGACCCTGGTCGACACCGGCGAGGACACCCAGACCGGCGGCCGGCTGGGCCGGGTGCGCCGGCATCTGGAAAACGAGCGCGACTTCTGCTTCACCTACGGCGACGGCGTCAGCGATATCGACATCGGCGCCGTCATCGCCCATCACCGCGAGCAGCAGGCCGAGGCGACGGTGACGGCGGTATACCCGCCGGGCCGTTTCGGCGCGCTGGAAATCCGCAATCAGCGCGTCGAGTTTTTCAAGGAAAAGCCGCGCGGCGACGGCGGCATGATCAACGGCGGCTTCTTCGTGCTGAATCCGTCGGTCTTCGACCTGATAGACGGCGACGGCTGCGTGTGGGAGGCCGATCCGCTGGAGGCGCTGGCGCACCGTGGCCAGCTGGCCGCCTATGAGCACCGCGGCTTCTGGCAGCCTATGGACACGCTGCGCGACAAGAATCTGCTGGAAGAGCTGTGGACCAGCGGGGAGGCGCCATGGAAGCAGTGGTGA
- a CDS encoding TonB-dependent hemoglobin/transferrin/lactoferrin family receptor has translation MALFRATPLMLSLAAAWPAFADTAPPTLDTVQVTAHRREKPLAETAPNATVVSRHKLDDRLVRDIADAAKYEPGVEVAADPNRRGNAGWTIRGIDGNRILMLIDGERLPEAYAGGGNGNGAISGRDFVELETLRAIDIVKGPTSSLYGSDAIGGVIGYRTKTVDDFVPEDNSVGGSVKGFGASADNSWGGSAGFGVKGERADAMLIYTHRNGHQTDNQGGNDSSTTSRTTPNPQDWNSDSVLAKLGYKLTEQQRLELTLEHYRRDTDTNLLNTLYPAYVSRGRPVPGQLSQTAADRTLRNRVSLAWEARQLGPLDRLAVKLYQQKLNNADDSYSLFSDRSQVQSNYNFYQKIVGLSLDAEQRFAALSAEHQLLWGVDLSRTDTSRPRMKTQYNANGSTTNTVGGETFPSKTFPDSTSDRVGLFVQDEMKFANGIALSPSLRWDHYKMNTQPDQAYANSGGQTVPSFSDGAFSPKLGLSIPFASHYTGFAQLSSGFRAPPFDDANMAFVNRGYGYQVISNPNLKSETSRGFELGLKGQWDSFDFGLTAYQNRYRDFIEQQSLGVVGGLLTYQYQNIGRVDIKGAEARAAWRFAPGWQTQASVAYAHGQDLDSNTPLDSIAPLSAVLGLRYDQARFGGEALLRAAARNNRAPSVALPPPSTAQTAGFAAPGYATLDLTAYWKPAKGTTVRAGVFNLFDRKYWKAADVRGMAANDPTLDRYTQPGRNVSASVEYQF, from the coding sequence ATGGCACTGTTCCGCGCCACCCCCCTGATGCTGAGCCTGGCCGCCGCCTGGCCGGCCTTCGCCGACACCGCACCGCCGACGCTGGACACGGTCCAGGTCACCGCCCATCGCAGGGAGAAGCCGCTGGCGGAGACCGCGCCCAACGCCACCGTGGTGTCGCGCCACAAGCTGGACGACCGTCTGGTCCGCGACATCGCCGACGCGGCCAAATACGAGCCCGGCGTCGAAGTGGCGGCCGATCCGAATCGCCGCGGCAACGCCGGCTGGACCATACGCGGCATAGACGGCAACCGCATCCTGATGCTGATAGACGGCGAGCGGCTGCCGGAAGCCTACGCCGGTGGCGGCAACGGCAACGGCGCCATCTCAGGCCGCGACTTCGTCGAGTTGGAAACGCTGCGCGCGATCGACATCGTCAAGGGGCCGACCTCCAGCCTGTACGGCTCGGACGCCATCGGCGGCGTGATCGGCTACCGCACCAAGACCGTCGACGACTTCGTGCCCGAGGACAACAGCGTCGGTGGCAGCGTCAAGGGCTTCGGCGCCAGCGCCGACAACAGCTGGGGCGGCAGCGCCGGCTTCGGCGTCAAGGGCGAGCGCGCCGACGCGATGCTGATCTATACCCACCGCAACGGCCACCAGACCGACAATCAGGGCGGCAACGACAGCAGCACGACCTCGCGCACCACGCCGAACCCGCAGGACTGGAACAGCGACAGCGTGCTGGCCAAGCTCGGCTACAAGCTGACCGAGCAGCAGCGGCTGGAACTGACGCTGGAGCACTATCGCCGCGACACCGACACCAATCTGCTGAACACCCTGTATCCGGCCTATGTCTCCCGCGGCCGCCCGGTGCCGGGGCAGCTGAGCCAGACCGCCGCCGACCGCACCTTGCGCAATCGCGTGTCGCTGGCCTGGGAAGCGCGCCAGCTGGGCCCGCTGGACCGGTTGGCGGTCAAGCTCTACCAACAGAAGCTGAACAATGCCGACGACAGCTACAGCCTGTTCAGCGACCGCAGCCAGGTCCAGTCCAATTACAACTTCTACCAGAAGATCGTCGGCCTGAGCCTGGACGCCGAGCAGCGCTTCGCCGCGCTGTCGGCCGAACACCAGCTGTTGTGGGGCGTGGACCTGTCCCGCACCGACACCAGCCGGCCGCGGATGAAGACGCAGTACAACGCCAACGGCAGCACCACCAACACCGTCGGCGGCGAGACCTTCCCCAGCAAGACCTTCCCCGACAGCACCTCGGACCGCGTCGGCCTGTTCGTGCAGGACGAGATGAAGTTCGCCAACGGCATCGCGCTGTCGCCGTCGCTGCGCTGGGACCACTACAAGATGAACACCCAGCCCGACCAGGCCTACGCCAACAGCGGCGGCCAGACGGTGCCGTCGTTCAGCGACGGCGCCTTCTCGCCCAAGCTGGGCCTGAGCATCCCGTTCGCCAGCCATTACACCGGCTTCGCCCAGCTGTCGTCCGGCTTCCGCGCGCCGCCGTTCGACGACGCCAACATGGCCTTCGTCAACCGCGGTTACGGCTACCAGGTGATCTCCAACCCGAATCTGAAGTCGGAAACCAGCCGCGGCTTCGAACTGGGTCTGAAGGGCCAGTGGGACAGCTTCGACTTCGGCCTGACCGCCTACCAGAACCGCTACCGCGACTTCATCGAGCAGCAGAGCCTGGGCGTGGTCGGCGGCCTCTTGACCTATCAGTACCAGAACATCGGCCGCGTCGACATCAAGGGCGCCGAGGCCCGCGCCGCCTGGCGCTTCGCGCCGGGCTGGCAGACCCAGGCCTCCGTCGCCTACGCCCACGGCCAGGACCTGGACAGCAACACGCCGCTGGACTCTATCGCGCCGCTGTCGGCGGTGCTGGGCCTGCGCTACGACCAGGCCCGCTTCGGCGGCGAGGCGCTGCTGCGCGCGGCCGCCCGCAACAACCGCGCGCCGTCGGTGGCGTTGCCGCCGCCGTCCACCGCGCAGACCGCCGGCTTCGCCGCGCCGGGCTATGCGACGCTGGACCTGACCGCCTACTGGAAGCCGGCCAAGGGCACCACGGTGCGCGCCGGCGTGTTCAACCTCTTCGACCGCAAGTACTGGAAGGCCGCCGACGTGCGCGGCATGGCCGCTAACGACCCGACGCTGGACCGCTACACCCAGCCCGGCCGCAATGTCAGCGCCAGCGTCGAATACCAGTTCTGA
- a CDS encoding hemin-degrading factor, with product MSQLWDRYLTLKASQPKLRARDAAELLDVSECELLAADPAALPLKAEWPEILASLAPLGRVMALTRNHACVHETKGDYANVEIDGKVGLAINPVIDLRIFLFHWRHGFALRSETPRGVQRSLQFFDRHGEAVHKVYLTADSDVAAFDELVARFAAPAAALTLEPVAAAAAEQPDEAIDRDAFQAEWQSLADVHAFHPFLRRWQVSRRQGFRLAPAGQAWRVREDAIEQLLRRAAATETPIMVFAGNRGMVQIHTGPVRNVQVVGDWLNVLDPDFNLHLRTDLIAEAWITRKPGDNGVVTSLELFDEAGESLATFFGERKPGRPERAEWVKLLGELPPLEQADVA from the coding sequence ATGAGCCAGCTATGGGACCGCTATCTGACGCTCAAAGCCAGCCAACCCAAACTGCGCGCGCGCGACGCCGCCGAGCTGCTGGATGTCAGCGAATGCGAATTGCTCGCCGCCGATCCGGCCGCCCTGCCGCTCAAGGCCGAGTGGCCCGAAATCCTCGCGTCGCTGGCCCCGTTGGGCCGGGTGATGGCGCTGACGCGCAACCACGCCTGCGTCCATGAGACCAAGGGCGACTACGCCAATGTCGAGATCGACGGCAAGGTCGGCCTCGCCATCAACCCCGTCATCGACCTGCGCATCTTCCTGTTCCACTGGCGCCACGGCTTCGCGCTGCGGAGCGAGACGCCGCGCGGCGTCCAGCGCAGCCTGCAATTCTTCGACCGCCACGGCGAGGCGGTGCACAAGGTCTACCTGACCGCCGACAGCGACGTCGCCGCCTTCGACGAGCTGGTCGCGCGCTTCGCCGCGCCGGCCGCCGCGCTGACGCTGGAACCGGTCGCCGCCGCGGCGGCCGAGCAGCCGGACGAGGCCATAGATCGCGACGCCTTCCAGGCCGAGTGGCAGAGCCTCGCCGACGTGCACGCCTTCCATCCCTTCCTGCGCCGCTGGCAGGTGTCGCGCCGCCAGGGCTTCCGGCTGGCGCCGGCGGGCCAGGCCTGGCGCGTCCGCGAAGACGCGATCGAGCAACTGCTGCGCCGCGCCGCCGCCACCGAAACGCCCATCATGGTGTTCGCCGGCAACCGCGGCATGGTCCAGATCCACACCGGCCCGGTACGCAATGTGCAGGTGGTCGGCGACTGGCTGAACGTGCTTGATCCCGACTTCAACCTGCACCTGCGCACCGACCTGATCGCCGAGGCCTGGATCACCCGCAAGCCCGGCGACAACGGCGTGGTCACCTCGCTGGAACTGTTCGACGAGGCCGGCGAATCGCTGGCCACCTTCTTCGGCGAGCGCAAGCCCGGCCGTCCGGAACGCGCCGAATGGGTGAAGCTGCTGGGCGAGCTGCCGCCGCTGGAGCAGGCCGATGTCGCGTAA
- the hemP gene encoding hemin uptake protein HemP, whose amino-acid sequence MNTKPPVANKPVAPPLLHSRQLFGAGREILIEHQGELYRLQLTRNGKLILIK is encoded by the coding sequence ATGAATACCAAGCCACCCGTCGCGAACAAGCCTGTCGCCCCTCCGCTGCTGCACAGCCGCCAGCTGTTCGGCGCCGGACGCGAGATCCTGATCGAGCACCAGGGAGAGCTGTACCGTCTGCAGCTGACCCGCAACGGCAAATTGATACTGATTAAGTAG
- the rfbG gene encoding CDP-glucose 4,6-dehydratase has product MEAVVNAGFWRGRRVFLTGHTGFKGGWLSLWLHSLGARVHGYSLPPEAGPSLFCAADVGGRTATTLADVRDAAALSAALRDCEPSIVFHLAAQPLVKRGYADPLETFSTNVMGTANLLEAVRQCPGVEAVVAVTTDKCYENHEWPWAYRESDALGGHDPYSSSKACAELVCASYRRSFPDACAAVATARAGNVIGGGDWAADRLVPDLLRAFDDDRSLAIRSPDAVRPWQHVLEPLAGYLRLAERLAQGRGAAAAWNFGPGDGSDRPVSWVADTLARQYGAGAGWHRDGGGHPHEAGLLRLDSAKARTELGWAPRWDLEAALAATLAWHQAWRRGEDMQDFTLGQIAAYAGV; this is encoded by the coding sequence ATGGAAGCAGTGGTGAACGCCGGCTTCTGGCGCGGCCGCCGGGTGTTCCTGACCGGGCACACCGGCTTCAAGGGCGGTTGGCTGAGCCTGTGGCTGCACAGCCTGGGCGCCCGCGTCCACGGCTATTCGCTGCCGCCCGAGGCCGGACCGTCGCTGTTTTGCGCGGCCGACGTCGGCGGCCGGACGGCGACGACGCTGGCCGACGTGCGCGACGCCGCGGCGCTATCGGCGGCGCTGCGCGACTGCGAGCCGTCCATCGTCTTCCATCTGGCGGCGCAGCCGCTGGTCAAGCGCGGCTACGCCGACCCGCTGGAAACCTTCTCGACCAATGTGATGGGCACCGCCAATCTGCTGGAGGCCGTGCGGCAGTGTCCGGGCGTCGAGGCGGTGGTGGCGGTGACCACCGACAAATGCTACGAAAATCATGAATGGCCGTGGGCCTACCGCGAGAGCGACGCGCTCGGCGGCCACGACCCGTACAGCAGCAGCAAGGCCTGCGCCGAGCTGGTGTGCGCCTCCTACCGCCGCTCCTTCCCCGACGCTTGCGCCGCCGTCGCCACCGCGCGCGCCGGCAATGTCATCGGCGGCGGCGACTGGGCGGCCGACCGGCTGGTGCCGGACCTGCTGCGGGCCTTCGACGACGACCGTTCGCTGGCGATACGCAGCCCGGACGCGGTCCGGCCCTGGCAACACGTGCTGGAGCCGCTGGCCGGCTATCTGCGGCTGGCCGAGCGGCTGGCGCAGGGCCGCGGCGCCGCCGCGGCGTGGAATTTCGGCCCCGGCGACGGCAGCGACCGGCCGGTGTCCTGGGTGGCGGACACGCTGGCCCGCCAGTACGGCGCCGGCGCCGGCTGGCACCGGGACGGCGGCGGCCACCCGCACGAGGCCGGCCTGCTGAGGCTGGACAGCGCCAAGGCGCGGACCGAGCTGGGCTGGGCGCCGCGCTGGGATCTGGAGGCGGCGTTGGCGGCGACGCTGGCCTGGCACCAGGCTTGGCGGCGCGGCGAGGACATGCAAGACTTCACCCTCGGCCAGATCGCGGCCTATGCGGGCGTTTAA